A single genomic interval of Anopheles marshallii chromosome 2, idAnoMarsDA_429_01, whole genome shotgun sequence harbors:
- the LOC128717970 gene encoding actin-histidine N-methyltransferase, with the protein MNNGAPIKALSKGKVKELNGLVEELMQHGFREANTTDELLAQHRNMTSVLDRIRRIEPKLRTTNGRSRMENVDHFTRWAIEQGCQVENVRIAEQTEYGGLGLESTGDIPADDRIITVPRSLFFYVTNEPRYRKLLELMPGAMMSEQGNIMLALALVMERFRAKSFWKPYLDLLPDRYTTPLYYSTEDMEELAETDAFLPALKLCKHIARQYGFIRKFMQEKVDDLRDCFTYDVFR; encoded by the coding sequence atgaataaCGGCGCCCCGATCAAAGCCTTATCGAAAGGCAAGGTTAAAGAGCTTAATGGGCTGGTCGAGGAACTGATGCAGCATGGGTTCCGGGAGGCAAACACGACCGATGAGCTGCTTGCCCAGCACCGGAACATGACCAGCGTGCTGGACCGTATCCGGCGCATCGAACCGAAGCTACGCACCACAAACGGTCGGTCgaggatggaaaatgttgaCCACTTCACACGGTGGGCGATCGAGCAGGGCTGTCAGGTGGAGAACGTACGTATCGCCGAACAGACCGAGTACGGTGGGCTTGGGTTAGAATCGACCGGGGATATTCCAGCTGACGACAGAATCATCACCGTACCgcgaagtttgtttttctacgTCACGAACGAACCACGCTACCGGAAGCTGCTCGAACTGATGCCGGGCGCAATGATGAGCGAACAGGGTAACATTATGCTTGCGCTTGCCCTCGTTATGGAACGGTTCCGGGCGAAAAGCTTCTGGAAACCGTACCTGGACCTGTTGCCCGATCGCTACACGACACCGCTGTACTATTCGACGGAGGATATGGAAGAGCTGGCCGAGACGGATGCGTTTCTGCCGGCATTGAAGCTGTGCAAACACATTGCCCGACAGTACGGATTCATCCGGAAGTTCATGCAGGAGAAGGTGGACGATCTGCGGGACTGTTTTACCTACGACGTATTCCGGTGA
- the LOC128707427 gene encoding beta-1,3-galactosyltransferase 5 has product MRKFQRFLTSVVAFGVLYGVYRYSFRTDSEGNYLFLLPGENGRSQSVIEQQAAASGEQEKTVDPSRLANLTGFEYVISNDICKENNTFSELLGVILVTSYVGHDEIRSAHRQAISQQKLLSMGLLRIFSLGVIPPTERFIQQVAIEAEQRLHGDLIQGNFVEAYRNLTYKHLMSLQWATQHCRGAKYLLKMDDDIVFDPFYIQNYLSDLNQGDEQQTHLLAGYMFRNKKVIRLQANKWYVSRDEFPADVYPPYLSGWLYITNQKTARALVAESQTDSFFWIDDTFITGVLAQRLQIPLTALNRWFSSNSEFLDCCIKDMKRYAYQCDYYVGPNGGNGKLIMEFIQELERCYDNACYQRPPGKSLTATCVAEYKQQINPDHGTAMISQMKLK; this is encoded by the exons ATGAGGAAGTTCCAACGGTTTCTCACTTCCGTGGTTGCGTTCGGTGTGCTTTATGGCGTTTATCGATACTCTTTCCGTACCGATAGTGAAGGGAACTATCTGTTTCTGCTGCCAGGGGAAAACGGAAGGTCACAAAGCGTCATCGAGCAACAGGCGGCAGCAAGTGGCGAGCAGGAGAAAACCGTGGATCCTTCCCGGCTGGCAAACCTTACCGGATTTGAGTATGTGATTTCCAACGACATCTGCAAGGAGAACAATACATTTTCCGAGTTATTGG GCGTTATACTGGTAACATCGTACGTAGGACACGATGAGATTCGTTCCGCACACCGACAAGCCATATCGCAGCAGAAACTACTCTCTATGGGATTATTGCGAATATTTTCCCTCGGCGTTATTCCACCGACCGAACGGTTCATCCAGCAGGTGGCCATCGAAGCCGAACAGCGGCTCCACGGTGATTTGATCCAGGGTAATTTCGTCGAAGCTTATCGCAATCTTACCTACAAACATCTGATGAGCTTGCAGTGGGCAACGCAACATTGTCGCGGTGCCAAATACCTTCTCAAGATGGACGATGACATCGTGTTCGATCCGTTTTACATCCAGAACTATCTGTCCGATCTGAACCAGGGCGACGAACAGCAAACTCATCTGCTAGCGGGTTACATGTTTCGCAACAAGAAAGTAATTCGTCTACAGGCAAACAAGTGGTACGTGTCACGTGACGAGTTCCCGGCTGATGTTTACCCACCATATCTATCCGGATGGTTGTATATTACGAATCAAAAAACGGCTCGAGCTTTGGTAGCTGAGTCGCAAACCGATAGCTTCTTCTGGATCGATGATACCTTCATTACGGGTGTGCTAGCACAACGGCTGCAAATACCACTGACCGCACTCAATCGGTGGTTTAGCTCAAATTCCGAGTTTCTTGACTGCTGCATAAAGGACATGAAACGGTATGCGTACCAGTGCGACTATTACGTCGGCCCTAACGGTGGCAATGGGAAGCTTATAATGGAGTTTATTCAGGAGCTTGAACGATGCTACGACAA
- the LOC128719773 gene encoding uncharacterized protein LOC128719773 produces MIPHRTVRRRAAVATSCSQRGVLKCKRSMTFGAAVLLLAAMALMCLINVTVAEAVDKMADTPSSEEATVDGEQFMPQALSLTTLLSEDPTAEALQPGHTDASLQPLSEHNPSPSSPDVPGADGRRRRRLGRKRKRRPLQDDYWPPAVPEDNDTESNGFSPTAASGRVSDRKRLAYAASRWEEPAQRVALARPATRSNANHHQRPGDWMHNPYTDAINVEQPPATVRRLPGGQSTSSSAPAGNLSPIDPNRSRRIAGGRPTEQPPTNGKAYRKPYSQARRTEEPSSPGDAGGSSEAGKVPVSATDLKALLKQSDGLSLSEILQQRNISLQDLIKGKQMALAALTQSPLDATTTMTTMGDESSTTLSPTLSSVRFRVHDDSVTGRPEASGDTGTATPPTTSTVIPANDLLTTSGFNGHLPSAVEDESNNAVGDDIGHGVGNIFPTVEIKQLALNPVLPMHKDEQRIRPIKGVASRIRPDLSNTHIRTEPGQVAQRVRLPAATTTTGSPTVGPTNPSLLLMTSTTRERWTPSAALAGQRQKFQTTGKQFHTGRYGPGTTLPSGFSSTASESDSSPLALTTTLVGTTTEPPSAKKLVRVKLSSAEATSILPEAEAMVELSPERQLHQHLLRVPKLKPRIAIKPRLTNVVPPTLPAEAPSTTVPPSSPPTRAAEKDRFNLSDVELGDDSTGEGSVTTSTASSKQGRQQRLNDDLEDSEEPGLNIIEKFTSFADAAMPATQEERDSEQAAVADLIGRISEHTQRSFTDSLEDLYRDVTESNPSLFNDLSPIASADDRRELLELMEDRRIGSRLAKVLSQRNMTLEQLLEHRRRGSSQLHLAEIANGKVKPIDDKIDIVTAFEHFPRFNIGNLRSIRPDDIKLDSQGFSYFTSIINIRPSDEAYKEARALQDRHRSRRPASPGNHRGDTHFLVKGGSKDRLLVPSKMSAGMEHAYGSNSENYDHQEDHRNEVGDLLDLELSGHGFQHHRSASVTIESTSMPVGVRSAIVASSAIVGVSLVIFIAIFVACRLRQRRRQKLNYTENFNMAKGRLPILHGCDQETVRKSCTPSVSGRSSSLGEQVVYTTHRALAGTSGSTAGNNGATTTAATSTTTSRQRAMMDPNSVEVQDYLWDRKPFQ; encoded by the coding sequence GCACTCTCGCTGACAACACTTCTCTCGGAGGATCCAACGGCTGAAGCATTGCAGCCGGGCCACACCGATGCATCACTGCAGCCCCTGTCGGAGCACAACCCTTCACCCTCGTCACCAGACGTACCCGGTGCAGACGGACGACGGCGGCGTCGGTTGGGCAGAAAGCGAAAGCGTCGCCCGCTGCAGGACGACTACTGGCCACCGGCAGTACCGGAAGATAACGATACGGAGTCGAACGGTTTCTCCCCGACTGCAGCCTCCGGGCGTGTATCGGATCGAAAACGTTTAGCCTACGCCGCCTCCCGCTGGGAAGAGCCGGCCCAGAGGGTGGCTCTCGCACGGCCAGCCACCCGATCGAACGCGAACCATCACCAGCGACCGGGCGATTGGATGCACAACCCATACACCGATGCGATTAACGTGGAACAGCCGCCGGCTACGGTGAGACGGCTCCCAGGTGGACAATCCACCTCCTCATCGGCACCGGCCGGAAATTTGTCACCTATTGATCCGAATAGGTCGCGACGAATTGCCGGCGGGCGACCGACGGAACAGCCACCGACCAATGGCAAAGCATACCGGAAGCCATACTCACAGGCACGGCGTACCGAGGAACCTTCGTCACCCGGTGACGCCGGTGGTTCGAGTGAGGCCGGCAAGGTTCCCGTATCGGCAACCGATCTTAAGGCGCTGCTAAAACAATCCGACGGCCTTAGCCTGAGTGAGATACTGCAGCAGCGTAACATCTCCCTGCAGGATCTTATCAAAGGCAAACAGATGGCGCTGGCCGCACTGACGCAGAGCCCACTGGacgcaacaacaacgatgACAACGATGGGAGACGAATCGTCCACGACTCTGTCGCCGACACTTTCGAGTGTACGGTTTCGGGTGCACGATGACAGCGTTACCGGGCGGCCAGAAGCTTCCGGCGATACGGGTACCGCAACGCCACCGACGACAAGTACGGTGATACCAGCTAACGACTTGCTAACGACTTCCGGCTTTAATGGTCATCTACCGAGTGCAGTGGAGGATGAATCCAACAATGCGGTCGGTGACGATATTGGCCATGGTGTCGGGAACATTTTCCCGACCGTTGAAATTAAACAGCTTGCACTCAACCCGGTACTGCCCATGCACAAGGACGAACAGCGCATCCGTCCGATAAAGGGTGTCGCCTCTCGGATACGGCCCGACCTGagcaacacacacatccgGACTGAACCGGGCCAGGTAGCCCAGAGAGTCCGTTTGCCCGCTGCGACCACAACCACCGGCAGTCCAACGGTTGGTCCAACGAATCCTTCCTTACTGCTGATGACATCAACCACAAGGGAAAGGTGGACCCCGTCCGCCGCACTCGCCGGACAGCGTCAGAAGTTCCAAACCACGGGAAAACAGTTCCACACCGGAAGGTATGGCCCGGGTACGACGTTACCCTCCGGCTTTAGCTCAACCGCATCGGAGAGTGATAGTTCTCCGCTAGCGCTCACGACGACGCTGGTTGGCACAACGACCGAACCACCGTCGGCCAAAAAGCTCGTACGCGTTAAACTTAGCTCAGCCGAAGCCACCTCCATCCTGCCGGAAGCGGAAGCGATGGTGGAGTTATCGCCCGAGCGTCAGCTTCATCAACATCTGCTACGTGTACCGAAGCTGAAGCCCCGAATTGCCATCAAACCGAGGCTAACGAATGTGGTGCCCCCGACATTACCTGCCGAAGCACCATCCACTACCGTGCCACCATCGTCGCCTCCGACCAGGGCTGCAGAAAAGGATCGGTTCAATCTGTCTGATGTTGAGCTGGGCGATGACAGTACCGGGGAGGGATCCGTTACCACGAGCACGGCCAGCAGCAAGCAGGGCCGTCAGCAGCGTTTAAACGATGATCTGGAGGACAGCGAAGAGCCAGGATTGAACATTATCGAGAAGTTTACCTCGTTTGCGGATGCTGCTATGCCCGCGACACAGGAAGAACGTGATTCCGAACAAGCCGCGGTGGCCGATTTGATTGGACGCATAAGCGAACACACGCAGCGCTCGTTTACGGACAGCCTGGAGGATCTCTACCGTGACGTCACGGAGAGTAATCCTTCGCTGTTTAACGATCTCTCGCCCATCGCGAGTGCCGACGATCGGCGCGAACTTCTCGAGCTGATGGAGGATCGCCGCATCGGATCGCGTCTTGCCAAGGTGCTGTCGCAGCGTAACATGACACTGGAGCAGCTGCTAGAGCATCGACGCCGCGGTTCCAGCCAGCTCCATCTGGCGGAAATAGCAAACGGCAAGGTGAAACCGATCGACGACAAGATCGACATTGTGACAGCGTTCGAACACTTCCCACGCTTCAACATCGGTAATCTGCGCAGCATCCGGCCCGATGACATCAAGCTGGACTCGCAAGGGTTTAGCTACTTCACCTCCATCATCAACATCCGACCGTCGGATGAGGCGTACAAGGAGGCCCGCGCACTCCAAGATCGACATCGCTCCCGGCGCCCGGCGTCCCCCGGCAATCATCGCGGTGACACTCATTTTTTAGTGAAAGGCGGATCGAAGGATAGGCTGCTCGTGCCTTCGAAAATGTCCGCCGGTATGGAACACGCGTacggcagcaacagcgaaaACTATGATCATCAGGAAGATCACCGCAACGAGGTGGGCGATCTGCTCGACCTGGAACTGTCCGGGCACGGGTTTCAGCATCACCGGAGTGCATCGGTAACGATCGAAAGCACCTCGATGCCGGTCGGGGTACGGTCGGCCATCGTCGCCAGCTCGGCGATCGTGGGCGTTTCGCTCGTGATCTTCATAGCCATATTCGTGGCCTGTCGGTTGCGGCAGCGACGCCGCCAGAAGCTTAACTACACCGAAAATTTCAACATGGCGAAGGGTCGTCTGCCGATTCTGCACGGATGCGATCAGGAAACGGTACGCAAGAGTTGTACCCCCTCGGTATCCGGACGATCGAGCAGTTTGGGCGAGCAGGTCGTGTATACAACCCACCGAGCACTGGCCGGTACCAGTGGAAGTACGGCGGGTAATAACGGTGCGACGACAACGGCAGCGACGTCGACGACGACCAGCAGACAGCGAGCGATGATGGATCCCAACTCGGTTGAGGTGCAGGATTATCTTTGGGATCGGAAACCATTCCAGTAA